The following are encoded in a window of Carya illinoinensis cultivar Pawnee chromosome 15, C.illinoinensisPawnee_v1, whole genome shotgun sequence genomic DNA:
- the LOC122297774 gene encoding protein BOLA1, chloroplastic yields MGSRGANLVLSRANRMRAKLQSALEATALEIDDVSYQHAGHAAVRGTADSETHFNVKIVSPKFDGQSLVKRHRLVYDALADELQSGLHAVSIVAKTPQEAAAAK; encoded by the coding sequence ATGGGTTCGAGAGGCGCGAATTTGGTGCTATCGAGGGCCAATAGAATGAGGGCGAAGTTGCAATCGGCACTGGAAGCGACGGCTTTGGAGATCGACGACGTGTCGTACCAGCACGCCGGCCATGCCGCTGTCAGGGGCACTGCGGATAGCGAGACTCACTTCAACGTTAAGATCGTGTCACCGAAGTTCGACGGGCAGAGCCTGGTGAAAAGGCATCGTCTTGTCTATGATGCGTTGGCCGATGAACTTCAATCTGGACTACACGCGGTCTCTATTGTGGCCAAGACACCCCAGGAAGCCGCCGCCGCCAAATAA